The Thermococcus eurythermalis genomic sequence GAGCCGCTCTATATGCTCAAGCTTCTTCTCAATCCGCATGAGTTCCCTAACAACGTCAACCCCTTCCACACAATCACCCCCAGGTGGTGTCAGCCTGACGTGCACTCATCATCTTCAGTGGGATGGAGTGGTCATCATCCACCTGCTTTCTCTCTGTTGAGGCGGTATAAATTCTTTCCGAGCCACTCGTCTAAGGTTTTCTGCCTCGCGAGACTTCCTAAGATGTAGCTCCTCTTGAGGTACTCCTCGAACGGGTGCTCAAGGCGTCTTTTTATGGCATCGAGGGCCTCGTTGAGCGTCTCAAAACGACCGATTGGATTGTTCAACGCTTTCTTTATGCCTAGGCGAATCTGCCAGACGCCGACGGGGGCGTAGTACTCGGGCGTGACTTCCCTAAAGACGACAGCCCGTGCCTGCCTCCTTCTCGCTCTGAGAGCTTCGAGGACGCTTAAGCGGGCGGCGTGGTATGCGCCGGCCGTTTCCTTGACGTACTCTTTTCTCCCCCTGAAGTCCTCGTAGTCGTGTATGACGCTCGGCCTCTCACTGCCGAAGAGAGAGCCCTTGAGCCAGACCTCAAGGAGCTCAAAGGAGTAGCTCTCAGGCATCAGCAGGACGGCGTAGCGGTTTCCAAGGAAGCGGTAGAAGTAGACCTCGTAGTCATTTATCCCCGGATAGTGCAGAATCTCGCGCCGCAGGTTCTTCCCAATCGTGTCCTGGACGGCCGTTATACTCCACCTCGTCGGGACGAGCTTTCTCTCAATTCCAAGGAGACCTGCCGAGAGGAGCCTTATGATGTAGTACTCGTCAAAGCCCCAGTTATAGAGGCGCATTATGGCCTGCTCCGCCTTCAGTTCATCGCTCACAACGTAGTCGGTTCTCTTCGGTATCCTTGGGTTCTCTGTCAGCTCGAAGTCGAGGAGCTCCGCTTTAGGCCCGATGGGCGGGGCGAACTCGCTCGGCAGAACCTTGAGGACGGGTTTTCTCTTTAGTATTATCTCGCTGTCCACGGGTTTTATTGACATCGCCAGCTCCTGAACCTCGCCCAGAATCCTACCGCTTTTCCTCACGCTGACGTCTGCCTTTGTCTCGCCCATAACGAGAAGGGAGCGGTAGTAGAGGATGTCCTTTATCGTCTTGTTCTCCCACTTAAGAGGATTGTCGAGGTGGCTGGTGTTACCTTCAATCGGAGGCACAAGGGGGCCTACCCTGACCTTTGGGTAGCCGTACTCGCCGACGAAGATGCTCGGTGGGGAGGAGCCGAAGAGGTGGCGCTTGTTGAGCTTCTGCTCCACACTTCTGACTACCCTAAACCGCTCAAGAATCGGGCAGGTCGGCCTTCCGCAGAGGAGCTTCCTGCCCTTGCAGACCGCACAGAGTTTTGAGTTGAAGAGTTCGACCATCGCTGGTAGCTCAGCTTGCTCTGTTTTATTCTTTTCTGTCCCATTTTCTTCCGGAGCAGTCCTTGAGAGGCCCCAATTGGTTGTTGTTTTAGTTAAGTTATTCTGTTTAACTTCTACTCCGGTGAACATAATGGTGTTTTCCCCAACTCTTATATACGACAATGTACTTATTTGTCGTGAGGTGGTTTTATGTACGGAAACTGGGGCAGGTTTCTGCGAGTGAACCTCTCCACGGGAGAGGTCAAGGTTGAGGAGTACAACGAAGAGCTCGCCAAGAAGTGGCTCGGGAGCAGGGGTCTGGCGATATACTTCCTTCTGCGTGACATGGACCCGAAAGTTGACCCGCTCAGCCCTGACAACAAGCTCATAATAACCCCCGGCCCGCTCAGCGGAACCAGCGCGCCCACCGGTGGCAGGTACAACGTCGTCACCAAGAGCCCCCAGACCGGCTTCATAACCATGGCCAACTCCGGCGGTTACTTTGGAGCGGAGCTCAAGTTCGCCGGATGGGACGGCATAATAGTCGAAGGAAAGGCCGACAACCCGGTTTACATCTACATCAAGGACGACAACGTTGAGATTAGGGACGCCTCCCACCTATGGGGCAAAGTAGTGAGCGAGACCGAGAAGACCCTCAGAGAGGAGGTAGGCAGTAAGAAGGTCAGAATTCTGAGCATAGGCCCGGCCGGTGAGAACCTCGTCAAGTTCGCGGCTATAATGAACGACGGCCACAGGGCGGCCGGTAGAGGTGGCGTCGGTGCAGTCATGGGAAGCAAGAACCTCAAGGCTATAGTCGTCGAGGGAAGCAAGAGCGTCCCGATAGCCGACAGGCAGAAGTTCATGCTCACCATCAGGGAGAAGATAAACAAGCTCAAGAACGACCCCACCGCCGGAGGAGGCCTTCCGAAGTACGGAACAGCTGTCCTCGTCAATATCATCAATGAAAACGGCCTCTACCCGACCAGGAACTTCCAGACCGGCGTCTTTGAGCACGCCTACGAGCAGAGCGGTGAGGCGATGGCCAAGAAGTACCTCATAAGGAACCAGCCGTGCTACGCCTGTCCGATAGGCTGTGGGAGGGTCAACAGGCTCCCGACCGTTGGCGTCACTGAGGGGCCTGAGTACGAGAGCATCTGGGCGCTTGGTGCCAACCTCGGCATAAACGACCTCGCGAGCATTATCGAGGCCAACCACCAGTGTGATGAGTTCGGTCTCGACACAATCTCGACCGGCGGAACCCTGGCCGCTGCGATGGAGCTCTACGAGAAGGGCTACCTCACCGACGACGAGCTCGGCGACGCTCCGCCCTTCAGGTGGGGCAACACAGAGGTTCTCCACTACTACATCGAGAAGATAGCCAAGAGGGAAGGCCTTGGAGACAAGCTCGCTGAAGGAAGCTACCGCTTCGCCGAGATGTACGGCCACCCCGAATTCTCAATGAGCGTCAAGAAGCTTGAACTTCCGGCCTACGACCCGAGGGGTGCCGAGGGGCACGGCCTCGGTTACGCCACCAACAACCGCGGTGGATGCCACATTAAGAACTACATGATAAGCCCCGAAATCCTCGGCTACCCATACAAGATGGACCCGCACGACATCGGCGACGACAAGATCAAGATGCTCATAGTCTTCCAGGACCTCACTGCCATCATTGACGCCGCGGGACTCTGTGTCTTCACGACCTTCGGCCTCGGTGCGGACGACTACCGCGACCTCCTCAACGCGGCCCTTGGCTGGGACTTCACCACCGAGGACTACCTGAAGATAGGCGAGCGCATCTGGAACGCCGAGAGGATATTCAACCTCAAGGCCGGCCTCGACCCGGCGAGGGACGACAGCCTGCCCAAGCGCTTCCTCGAAGAGCCGATGCCAGAGGGCCCGAACAAGGGCCACGTCGTCAGGCTCAAGGAGATGCTCCCGCGCTACTACAAGCTCCGCGGCTGGACCGAGGACGGGAGGGTTCCAAAGGAGAAGGCGGAAGAGCTCGGAATTGCCGAGTTCCTTTGACACTTTTCTACCCATTTTTGCCCAGCAACTTTTTAATAGCCTCTCGCCCATGAGCCTGTTTAAGGTGATCATATGGTAAAGGTCAAGGTGTTTGCGACGCTCATCGACATCGTTGGAAAACGCATGCTTGAAGTCACCGGTGTTAGAACCGTGCGAGAACTTCTGGACGAGCTCGATAAGCGCTTCCCCGGCTTCAAGAAGGAGCTTGAGCGAGGCTTCATTATCCTCGTGAACGGGAAAAATATAGAGCACCTCCAGGGTCTTGAGACCCCAATAAGCGATGACGACACGGTCAGCATTTTCCCGCCGGCAGGTGGTGGTTAAAGTGGCCAAGGAAGTCGGCAAGGAGTACACATTTAGCCTCTGGGACGGAAAAGTCATAGTCAGGCCGAAGCTTGATATGAAGTACCTCTACATCGAAATAACCAGCAGGTGCAACCTCAAGTGCGAGATGTGCTTCAAGCAGTACTGGGAGGACGAAGAGGGTGACATGGACTGGGAGCTCTTTCTCAAGATACTCGACGATGCAGAGGAGTTCCCCAACCTGAAGATGATTTACTTCGGTGGAATAGGAGAGCCCTCCGTCCACCCGCGCTTCATGGACATGGTCAGAGAAGTCAAGAGGCGCGGCTTTGCGCTGGGAATGAGCACCAACGGGACGCTCCTCACGGACGATATGCTGGGGGAGTTTGCGAAGCTTGGGGTTGACCTCGTATATTTTTCCATGGACACTGTTCCGACGGCACAGAACGCCATAACCCTCGGCCACATCGCCGCGGCGGTCACAGCGGATAAAATCAGGAAGCTTGTAAAGTACAGGGAAGAATACGGGACGCACAGGCCGAGCATTGGAGTCGAAGTCGTTGTCACGAAAGAGAACTACAGGGAGCTTCCTGAGCTCGCCCGTTATCTCCTCGACCTCGGCGTTGATTCCATGCTTGTATCAAACCTTCTGCCACTAACAGAGGAACAGACAAAGGACATAGTCTACGACGGGAGCGTTGACATGAAGCCCATACTTGAGGAGCTTTATAAGGTAGCCCACAACGGGCTTTACATAAAGCTCCCCTACTTTGAACTGAAGACGGAGAGGCAGTGCGAGTTCGATGAAAACAACGTTGCAGTGGTCAGATGGGACGGTGAGGTTGCCCCCTGCTACCGCTTCCTTCACAGCTACTACGAGTACATCTTTGGAAGAAAGAAGAAGGTGAACGCCTACTCCTTCGGAAACGTCAGGGAAAAGAGCCTTGCGGAAATCTGGACGAGTGAAAAGTACACCTGGTTCCGCTTTACGATGAAGAACTACATGTACCCGTCCTGTACAGACTGCCCTCTTGTTGATGCCTGCGACTTCGTTAAAACGAGCGACGTAGACTGCTGGGGCAACGAGCCGAGCTGTGCCGACTGCCTCTGGGCCAGGAGAATCGTCCAGTGTCCCATCCCACAGCACAACTTTGGGAAGTTCTATTAGCAAAAAGCTTAAAAACCCTCCCAGGCTCATATAAGTCGGGCGTTGGAGTGCCGCGGTAGCCTAGCCTGGTAGGGCGCCGGCCTGCTAAGCCGGTGGGCGGTGCCCACCGGGGTTCAAATCCCCGCCGCGGCGCCATTAACTTCTCTTGGGTCAATGCCGGGATAGCCTAGAGGCGAGGCGAGGGACTGCAGATCCCTTTCACCCGGGTTCAAATCCCGGTCCCGGCTCCAAACCTTTTTGGCATTCTGTTCCTTCTGGGTGGTTCACTGTGTTCTGCTTGGGTTCTCGAAATCTTTATAAGGTTCTACTGTGCACATTCTCATGATTTCAATCCTCCGTTGTAGCAGGGGTGATACTTTGAGATTTTCAATACGACTAACATCCCAAAGTGAGCCGTTTAAAGTCCCGTTCAATCATCTCCACTACCTCCAGGGGTTGGTTTACAGGAGAATACAGCGTATCAACCCGGAGCTCAGCCTCAAGCTCCACAATCCTAAGATTCCAAAGTTTTTCACGTTCTCCCTGTTCATGGCCGAAAAGAGAGAATTTCTCGACGGCAGGCCGTATTTTCATGGCTACAATGGGGCATACTTCTACTTCTCCACGGCCGTCCCTGAAATCGCGGAGGCGTTCATTGGAGGGCTTCTCCAGGAACCTCTGGTCGAGCTGTGGGGCGAGAGGTTCTTCGTCAAGGAAGTGAAAGCGGTTCCAGAGCCAAAGACCTTGAGCGGCAGAAAGCTGGTGACCCTCTCCCCCGTTGCGGTTACGACTCTAAAAATGCAGTTTGGAAAGCTAAAACGCTACGACCTTGGCCCAACTGAGCCCGAGTTCTATGACAACCTCCGCGAAAACCTGCTTGAGAAGTATGTGGCCCTTTACG encodes the following:
- a CDS encoding Nre family DNA repair protein; translated protein: MVELFNSKLCAVCKGRKLLCGRPTCPILERFRVVRSVEQKLNKRHLFGSSPPSIFVGEYGYPKVRVGPLVPPIEGNTSHLDNPLKWENKTIKDILYYRSLLVMGETKADVSVRKSGRILGEVQELAMSIKPVDSEIILKRKPVLKVLPSEFAPPIGPKAELLDFELTENPRIPKRTDYVVSDELKAEQAIMRLYNWGFDEYYIIRLLSAGLLGIERKLVPTRWSITAVQDTIGKNLRREILHYPGINDYEVYFYRFLGNRYAVLLMPESYSFELLEVWLKGSLFGSERPSVIHDYEDFRGRKEYVKETAGAYHAARLSVLEALRARRRQARAVVFREVTPEYYAPVGVWQIRLGIKKALNNPIGRFETLNEALDAIKRRLEHPFEEYLKRSYILGSLARQKTLDEWLGKNLYRLNREKAGG
- the aor gene encoding aldehyde ferredoxin oxidoreductase, with the translated sequence MYGNWGRFLRVNLSTGEVKVEEYNEELAKKWLGSRGLAIYFLLRDMDPKVDPLSPDNKLIITPGPLSGTSAPTGGRYNVVTKSPQTGFITMANSGGYFGAELKFAGWDGIIVEGKADNPVYIYIKDDNVEIRDASHLWGKVVSETEKTLREEVGSKKVRILSIGPAGENLVKFAAIMNDGHRAAGRGGVGAVMGSKNLKAIVVEGSKSVPIADRQKFMLTIREKINKLKNDPTAGGGLPKYGTAVLVNIINENGLYPTRNFQTGVFEHAYEQSGEAMAKKYLIRNQPCYACPIGCGRVNRLPTVGVTEGPEYESIWALGANLGINDLASIIEANHQCDEFGLDTISTGGTLAAAMELYEKGYLTDDELGDAPPFRWGNTEVLHYYIEKIAKREGLGDKLAEGSYRFAEMYGHPEFSMSVKKLELPAYDPRGAEGHGLGYATNNRGGCHIKNYMISPEILGYPYKMDPHDIGDDKIKMLIVFQDLTAIIDAAGLCVFTTFGLGADDYRDLLNAALGWDFTTEDYLKIGERIWNAERIFNLKAGLDPARDDSLPKRFLEEPMPEGPNKGHVVRLKEMLPRYYKLRGWTEDGRVPKEKAEELGIAEFL
- a CDS encoding MoaD/ThiS family protein; the encoded protein is MVKVKVFATLIDIVGKRMLEVTGVRTVRELLDELDKRFPGFKKELERGFIILVNGKNIEHLQGLETPISDDDTVSIFPPAGGG
- a CDS encoding tungsten cofactor oxidoreductase radical SAM maturase, coding for MAKEVGKEYTFSLWDGKVIVRPKLDMKYLYIEITSRCNLKCEMCFKQYWEDEEGDMDWELFLKILDDAEEFPNLKMIYFGGIGEPSVHPRFMDMVREVKRRGFALGMSTNGTLLTDDMLGEFAKLGVDLVYFSMDTVPTAQNAITLGHIAAAVTADKIRKLVKYREEYGTHRPSIGVEVVVTKENYRELPELARYLLDLGVDSMLVSNLLPLTEEQTKDIVYDGSVDMKPILEELYKVAHNGLYIKLPYFELKTERQCEFDENNVAVVRWDGEVAPCYRFLHSYYEYIFGRKKKVNAYSFGNVREKSLAEIWTSEKYTWFRFTMKNYMYPSCTDCPLVDACDFVKTSDVDCWGNEPSCADCLWARRIVQCPIPQHNFGKFY
- the cas6 gene encoding CRISPR-associated endoribonuclease Cas6, whose translation is MRFSIRLTSQSEPFKVPFNHLHYLQGLVYRRIQRINPELSLKLHNPKIPKFFTFSLFMAEKREFLDGRPYFHGYNGAYFYFSTAVPEIAEAFIGGLLQEPLVELWGERFFVKEVKAVPEPKTLSGRKLVTLSPVAVTTLKMQFGKLKRYDLGPTEPEFYDNLRENLLEKYVALYGKEPEEKDIELDVILAKPKRLEVKPGIYQRAWHLVFRARGSEELLRVGYQVGFGEKNSIGFGMVKVDGRRRT